CGCTGATCGCGGGAGCCAGCCTCTGCGGCGTGGTTCTCTTCTTCGCCGCCGCACACTCGGGCTTGCTGCACGACGTGCTCGGGGTCGCGGGCGCGCTCTTCGCCGCAATGGTCCGGATCGCGGTCCAGGTTCTCACCCTGTCGTGAATGAAGGAGGGTCACGCCATGAGTGACGAGAACAATCCCCATTTCGTCGGGGTGAAGACGTCTAACCCACACGTGCAACTGACGGCGGGCGCCGTTCTGGGCGGGCAACCCCGTCACCGCGGCCGGCGTGGCCTGGCCACGGGTGTCGCCCTGATGTTGCTGGGTGTGCTCTTCTTGCTGGCGAACCTGCGGCTCGTCGACTTCCGCTTCACCTGGGATGCATGGCCGCTCTTCATCGTGATCTTCGGCGTGGTTCGGATGATCGACAGCCCGAATCGCGGTAGCGGACTCTGGCTGATCGCCATCGGCCTCTGGCTCTTCGTCAACGAGTGGGAAATCTGGGGTCTCACGTATCATGATTCCTGGCCGCTCCTGGTCGTCCTGGTCGGCTTGTCGATGGTGTGGAAGGCGGTGCGCGGCAGCACCGCTCCGCCCAGCGAGGGAGGCTCCCGATGAACTCCACTCGTAGTGGCTGGCTCACACCTCAATTCGTCCTGGGTCTCTTCATCATCGTCGTCGGCATCTTGTACATGCTCGACAACTTGGGACGGGTGGACATTGATCGCTTCACGGACTTCTGGCCCTTGTTGCTGATCGGCGTCGGCTTGGTCAAGCTGGGTCAACATTCCACCACGCCCGGCCGCCTCGGCGCGGCGCTCTGGATCCTGGTGGGGGCCTGGATCCTGGCGTGGAACCTGAACGCCATCCCCTTCGCCTTCTGGGACTTCTGGCCGCTCCTTCTCATCCTCGCCGGCGCCTCGGTGCTCTGGCGCACTTGGAGGCGCCACGAGCGCCCAGCCCCTCCGGGCGATACGGTGTCGACGATCACGGCGTTCTGCATCTGGAGCGGCGCCGATCGCAAGAGCAACTCGCCGGACTTCCGCGGTGGTGAGCTGACCGCCATCATGGGTGGCGTCGATGCCGACTTGACCCAGGCCAAGATCAAGGACGGCGAGGCCGTGCTGGATGTCTTCGCCTTCTGGGGCGGCATCGACATCAAAGTGCCCGCCGACTGGACCGTGGTCTGCCAGGTGAACCCCTTCATGGGCGCTTACGAGGACAACACGAAGCCCCCCACCGGAAACACGACGCAGCGCCTCGTGTTGCGCGGCCTCGTCGTCATGGGCGGCATCGAAGTGAATAACTGAGGCTCGCCAGTGAGCCCGATCCTCGCCAACCCACGTTTTCTCGCCCTCTACCTGGGGGGCTGGCTGCCGCTCGGTGGCCTCCTCGCCGCAGCCTTCGTGCAGCAGGCCGGCATCTCTTGGGGCGAGGCGCTGCTCGTCGCGTTGCCGCTCGCCCTCATTCATGCCTCCTTGTCCCTCGCCACCTGGTATCTGTGCCGGGCGCTGCCACTGCGGCGAGAACACGCCGTACGCCTCGCTGTGGCGCACGTCGGCGCTGCCGCCGCCTCGAGCGCGCTCTGGCTACTTCTCGGACGCATCTGGGCTTCCGTCCTCGCTCCCGCATTCGCCGATTCGGTGAGCCGGATCGAGATGCGCAACCCGCTGCTCTTTTTCGCCGGCGTGCTCGTTTTCCTCTTCGCCGCCGCGGTGCACTACATTCTTCTGGCCTTCGAAGCCTCCCGCCGCGCCGAACGCACCGGCCTCGAGCTGCAAGTACTGGCCCGGGATGCGGAGCTGCGCGCGCTGCGCGCGCAGCTCGATCCGCACTTCCTCTTCAACAGCCTGAATTCGATCAACGCCCTCGTCTCGGTGGATCCGAAGAAAGCGCGGCAAATGTGCGTGCTGCTCTCGGACCTCCTGCGCACGAGCCTGCAGGTGGGAGCCCAGGCGACGATCCCGCTCGAGCAGGAGCTGGCGTTGGTGCGGGAATACCTAGGAGTAGAAGCGTTGCGCTTCGGCGAGCGCTTGCGCCCGGAGTTCCGCATCGAGCCCGGTCTCGAGGCCCTGGCCGTACCCAGCCTACTCCTGCAGCCGCTGGTGGAGAACAGCATCACCCATGGCATCGCGAATCTCGTGAACGGTGGCTTCGTGCGCCTCGAGGTGCGCCGAAACGGCGCCGCACTGATCCTGGCAGTGGAGAACTCCATCGACCCCGAGACTCCGCGCCGTGCCGGCTCGGGCACGGGAATCGAGAACGTGCGCAAGCGCCTGCGTCTTTCCTACGGCGGACGTGCCACGCTCAGCACCAGCGAGAACGCCGAGTGCTTCCGTACCGAGATCACGCTACCCTTGGAACTGGATCCCGCGACCCTCACACCCGGGGTGGAGTTGTGAGCGAGACACGCACCCGCCTGCGCGCCCTCCTGGTGGACGACGAGGAGCTGGCGCGGACCGTGCTGCGCGAGCTGCTCGCCACGCACGCGGACATCGAAGTCGCCGGCGAGTGTGCCAACGGCTTCGAGGCGGTGAAGGCGGTGAGCGAGCTGCAGCCGGACCTCGTCTTCCTGGACATCCAGATGCCGAAGCTGAACGGCTTCGAGGTGCTCGAGCTCCTGGACCGTGACGTAGCCGTCGTCTTCGTCACCGCTTACGATCAGTACGCCTTGCGCGCTTTCGAGGTCCACGCCGTCGACTACCTCTTGAAGCCGTTCGGCGAGGAGCGCTTGGCGGCGGCGCTCATAGAGGCACGCCGGCGCCTCCAGGCGCAGGAACGTTTGCCGGTCGCCGCCCTCGCGGCTGCGGCGCGCCCCCAAGGACCCCTGGAGCGCATCCTCATCCGCGACGGCGCGCGGGTGCATATCCTCAGCGTCGAGCACATCGATTACGTCGAAGCTCAGGACGACTATGTCCTCTTCCACAGCGGCGGCAAGAAGTACATGAAACACGAAACGCTGGCGAATCTGGAGACGCAGCTCGATGCAAAGCGCTTCGTCCGCATCCACCGCTCCTACCTGCTCCACATCGAGCGCTTGTCCCGCGTCGAGCCCTACGCCAAGGACAGCCGCGTCGCCATCCTGCAAGACGGCACGAAACTCCCCGTGAGTCGCGCGGGCTACACACGCCTCTCGACCTTGCTTTGAGCTGGGCACACTTGGCATTCAAAGGAACGGCAGCGTCACGATGCGTCCGGGAAGGGACGCGGCCCCGACCTGGATGCGGACCGCGGTGTCGGGCTGGGCGAAGTCGCGACGGACGTAGGCGAGGGCAACCGGAACTCCGAGACCGAGGGAGCGCACCGCGCTCGTCACCATACCCACCTCCTTGCCGTCGACCACGACAACTGACCCCGGCCGTGGCAACGCTTCGCCGGCGTTCGCTGCATCCAGGAGCTGTGCGTCACCGAACGATCGCGCCGAGTCGGCATCGAGGCAGACGCCGCACAGGTGGCGGTTCACGTGCCCGAGGTGATGCAGCCGTGCGATCGTCTCCTGGCCAAAGAAGCAGCCCTTGGTGTAGCTGATCCAGCCGGCCTCGAGCCCCGCTTCCTGGGGGAAACGCTCCGTGGTGATCTCGACCCCCTGCCGGGGGATGCCCGCCTCGATGCGGCGGACCTCGAGCGCTTCCGGGCCCACGGGCACGGCCCCCGCTTCGAGCAACGCGGCGCGCAAGCTGCCCGCGGCGGCCTCCGGCACCCAGACATCGTAGCCACCCTCGCCGGTGTGATCGCTGCGCACGAGATGCACTTCGATGCCGGCGAGCACGGTTCCGGCGTGGCGATGCAACTCGCCGAGCCCGCCAGCGCTCACGCCCAACTTCTCGAGCACCGCCACCGCCTCGGGCCCTTGCAAGGAGAAGAGCGCCCAGGCTGCGCTCGTGTCCTCCACCGTGACCGCAGCGCGGAGGATGCGCATGCGCAGCGTCCGGAGCAGCGCCGCCAGAGGCTCTGCGTCCAGATCGCACCAGAGCTCGTCCTCGAAGCAGAGGATCCGGAGCGCCGCCTCCATCTTCCCCTGCAGCGTCACCTTGAGAGCGTTGCAGCCTTGGCCCGGCCGCAGTACTAGGATGTCGTTCGTCAAGAGATCGTTGAGGAAGCGACCGCGGTCGGCGCCGCCCAGGCGCAGCTTGCCGCGCGCCGTGAGATCGAGGAGGCCGGCGTGCCGGCGCAGCGCTTCGTACTGGGCCTGGAGGCCCGGGTGCGCCGCCGCCGTCATGCTTCCTCCCGTGGGCTTTCCAAGGAGGGCCTGGGACGCGAGCGATCCTTGCCCTTGCCCAAAAACCGATACCCGAGCTTGGGAACGGTCTCGATGCAATCCGCGCCGAGCTTGGTGCGGAGCTTGGCGACATGGTTGTCCACGGTGCGCGTTTCGGGCAGATTGCCGTCCTCGTATCCCCAGACTTCCTGCAGCATCTGCTCCCGCGTCACCAGCTCCCCCTGATAGCGCACCAGTAGATGCAGGATCTCGAACTCCTTGAGAGCCAGCGCCACCGGCTCGCCGTGGCGCCGCAGGCGCCGTTCCACGAAGTCCACTTCGACGTCGCCAAAGTGGAACATCGACTCCGGCTCCGGCCGCGCCCGGGCGCGCTGCAGCACCGCCCGCACCCGGGCGAGGAGCTCTTGGATGCTGAACGGCTTGGTGACGTAGTCGTCGGCACCCAGGGCGAAGCCGCTCAGCTTGTCGGCCTCCAGGCTCTTGGAGGTGAGCAAGATGACCGGCGTCCGGACCTTGCGGCGGCGCAGCTCGCGCAGCAGGTCGAAACCGCTGAGCTCCGGCAGCATGACGTCGAGGAGGATCAGGTCGGCGGTGCCGGTGAGCGCTTTCTCGAGGCCGTCGCGGCCGTTCCTAGCCGTCAGCGTCCGGTAGCTCTCGTACTCCAAATTGTGCTGCAGGCCGAGGAGCATGTCCTCCTCGTCCTCCACGATCAGGATGAGCGGTTTCGTCGCGCTCATGTCTTGCTCTCCTGGTGATCCCGAGCCTCTTGTGCTGCTCGCTGCGAAGCACCGTTCACCGGGAGCCGCAGGGTGAAAGTGCTGCCCTCGCCTTGCCGGCTTTCCAGCCGCACCGTGCCCCCATGAGCTTCGACGACGTGCTTCACCACCGCGAGACCGAGGCCCGAGCCCTTCACGTCGTGCTCGAGACCTTTCTCGATGCGGTAGAAAGCATCGAAGACGCGAGATTGCTCACGCGGCGCGATGCCGATGCCATGATCGCTCACCACGATCTGGACGGCGCCATCCTCGCCACCCGGCTCGCTCGCGGCGGTTCCACCGGGACGGGCCCGGTGGCTCTCCCCGCCGCTACCGTTCGCCCGCAGGACGTGCACATCGATTCCCTTGTTCATCGCCGAGTATTTCATGGCGTTGTCGAGCAGGTTGAGCACCGCCTGACTCAGGGCATCGCGATCCAGCCACACCGGCGGCAGATCGGGCTGCACCTCCAGCTGCACTTCGAACCCCTTCGACCGCAACTGGTATGCGTACGCATCCA
This sequence is a window from Candidatus Krumholzibacteriia bacterium. Protein-coding genes within it:
- a CDS encoding response regulator transcription factor, producing MSATKPLILIVEDEEDMLLGLQHNLEYESYRTLTARNGRDGLEKALTGTADLILLDVMLPELSGFDLLRELRRRKVRTPVILLTSKSLEADKLSGFALGADDYVTKPFSIQELLARVRAVLQRARARPEPESMFHFGDVEVDFVERRLRRHGEPVALALKEFEILHLLVRYQGELVTREQMLQEVWGYEDGNLPETRTVDNHVAKLRTKLGADCIETVPKLGYRFLGKGKDRSRPRPSLESPREEA
- a CDS encoding response regulator, which gives rise to MSETRTRLRALLVDDEELARTVLRELLATHADIEVAGECANGFEAVKAVSELQPDLVFLDIQMPKLNGFEVLELLDRDVAVVFVTAYDQYALRAFEVHAVDYLLKPFGEERLAAALIEARRRLQAQERLPVAALAAAARPQGPLERILIRDGARVHILSVEHIDYVEAQDDYVLFHSGGKKYMKHETLANLETQLDAKRFVRIHRSYLLHIERLSRVEPYAKDSRVAILQDGTKLPVSRAGYTRLSTLL
- a CDS encoding DUF5668 domain-containing protein; the protein is MNSTRSGWLTPQFVLGLFIIVVGILYMLDNLGRVDIDRFTDFWPLLLIGVGLVKLGQHSTTPGRLGAALWILVGAWILAWNLNAIPFAFWDFWPLLLILAGASVLWRTWRRHERPAPPGDTVSTITAFCIWSGADRKSNSPDFRGGELTAIMGGVDADLTQAKIKDGEAVLDVFAFWGGIDIKVPADWTVVCQVNPFMGAYEDNTKPPTGNTTQRLVLRGLVVMGGIEVNN
- a CDS encoding glycine cleavage T C-terminal barrel domain-containing protein, with product MTAAAHPGLQAQYEALRRHAGLLDLTARGKLRLGGADRGRFLNDLLTNDILVLRPGQGCNALKVTLQGKMEAALRILCFEDELWCDLDAEPLAALLRTLRMRILRAAVTVEDTSAAWALFSLQGPEAVAVLEKLGVSAGGLGELHRHAGTVLAGIEVHLVRSDHTGEGGYDVWVPEAAAGSLRAALLEAGAVPVGPEALEVRRIEAGIPRQGVEITTERFPQEAGLEAGWISYTKGCFFGQETIARLHHLGHVNRHLCGVCLDADSARSFGDAQLLDAANAGEALPRPGSVVVVDGKEVGMVTSAVRSLGLGVPVALAYVRRDFAQPDTAVRIQVGAASLPGRIVTLPFL
- a CDS encoding histidine kinase, which gives rise to MSPILANPRFLALYLGGWLPLGGLLAAAFVQQAGISWGEALLVALPLALIHASLSLATWYLCRALPLRREHAVRLAVAHVGAAAASSALWLLLGRIWASVLAPAFADSVSRIEMRNPLLFFAGVLVFLFAAAVHYILLAFEASRRAERTGLELQVLARDAELRALRAQLDPHFLFNSLNSINALVSVDPKKARQMCVLLSDLLRTSLQVGAQATIPLEQELALVREYLGVEALRFGERLRPEFRIEPGLEALAVPSLLLQPLVENSITHGIANLVNGGFVRLEVRRNGAALILAVENSIDPETPRRAGSGTGIENVRKRLRLSYGGRATLSTSENAECFRTEITLPLELDPATLTPGVEL
- a CDS encoding DUF5668 domain-containing protein — protein: MSDENNPHFVGVKTSNPHVQLTAGAVLGGQPRHRGRRGLATGVALMLLGVLFLLANLRLVDFRFTWDAWPLFIVIFGVVRMIDSPNRGSGLWLIAIGLWLFVNEWEIWGLTYHDSWPLLVVLVGLSMVWKAVRGSTAPPSEGGSR